A window from Osmia lignaria lignaria isolate PbOS001 chromosome 8, iyOsmLign1, whole genome shotgun sequence encodes these proteins:
- the Ak1 gene encoding adenylate kinase 1, with translation MKTVWIIGGPGCGKGTQCERIIAKYGFYHISSGDLLREEVASGSPRGASLQELMSKGLFVPTDIVLDLIRERMQKAKCEGATKTGFLIDGYPRELDQGILFEKNVCPVDLIIFFDVANETLMKRLLGRAAVSKRADDNEETIKKRIEIFNIKNGEIVEHYKDKVVRINAEGSVDAIFLEASKALDGLLA, from the exons ATGAAAACGGTTTGGATAATTGGTGGACCTGGCTGCGGCAAGGGAACGCAGTGCGAGCGCATCATTGCGAAATATGGATTCTATCACATAAGCAGTGGTGATTTGTTAAGAGAAGAGGTTGCCAGTGGCAGTCCCAGAGGAGCCTCACTTCAGGAACTTATGTCCAAAGGTTTATTCGTCCCAACG GATATAGTACTGGACCTGATAAGGGAACGGATGCAAAAGGCGAAATGTGAAGGAGCCACAAAGACTGGATTCCTTATCGACGGCTATCCTCGTGAATTAGATCAGGGAATTCTTTTTGAGAAGAAC GTTTGCCCCGTTGACTTAATCATCTTCTTCGATGTCGCAAATGAAACCTTGATGAAGAGACTGCTGGGTCGTGCAGCTGTGTCCAAGAGAGCAGACGATAACGAGGAAACAATTAAAAAGaggattgaaatatttaatattaaaaatggagAAATTGTTGAACACTACAAAGACAAAGTAGTTAGG aTCAATGCTGAAGGATCAGTGGACGCCATATTCCTTGAAGCTTCAAAAGCACTAGATGGTTTATTAGCttag
- the LOC117606759 gene encoding uncharacterized protein LOC117606759, with translation MDSTDIVLRFLIALLSINLITCNPCCQINSYKLPSYKLMKSNARLNQLILSRTMVLNVRECMKFATAKKALAFNYGLETDHHDELRHNKSIKKTQKRCEALQCPEVHNLTMLARDKNYNYYSTYPTSLALGSNYTLACIPRTGVFVFSNNSLNYSQAQAACQKMNASLAHVISEERTNGFAKYISQNTPTFVGLSNHDRKSLWKNEFGEPLSCFNYRAWGGGEPSHSKGCVTLLLQSKSELSPFWKVVSCNSTLPFICEIPPM, from the exons ATGGATAGTACAGATAtagttttaagatttttaatagcactattatcaataaatttaattacatgTAATCCTTGCTGTCAGATCAACTCTTATAAATTACCAagttataaattaatgaaatctaATGCTCGTTTGAATCAGTTAATACTGTCGAGAACAATGGTTCTGAACGTGAGAGAGTGCATGAAATTTGCTACGGCCAAGAAAGCCCTGGCATTCAATTACGGCTTGGAAACTGATCATCACG ATGAACTCAGACACAATAAAAGCATCAAAAAGACCCAAAAAAGGTGCGAAGCTCTCCAATGTCCTGAGGTACATAACTTGACTATGTTGGCAAGGGACAAGAATTACAACTACTATAGCACCTATCCCACTTCCTTGGCACTtg GATCTAATTACACGCTGGCTTGCATCCCTAGGACAGGTGTGTTTGTATTTTCAAACAATAGTTTGAATTACAGCCAGGCACAAGCAGCCTGCCAAAAGATGAATGCTTCGTTGGCCCACGTAATTAGTGAAGAACGTACAAACGGTTTTGCGAAATATATTTCGCAAAATACACCCACTTTTGTTGGACTCAGCAATCATGATAGGAAGAGTCTGTGGAAAAATGAATTCG gaGAACCACTTTCATGTTTCAATTATAGAGCATGGGGTGGGGGAGAGCCATCACACTCCAAGGGATGTGTTACTTTACTACTGCAATCCAAATCAGAACTTAGCCCTTTTTGGAAAGTTGTATCCTGTAACAGTACACTACCTTTTATTTGTGAGATTCCACCTATGTAG